A window of the Pseudoliparis swirei isolate HS2019 ecotype Mariana Trench chromosome 13, NWPU_hadal_v1, whole genome shotgun sequence genome harbors these coding sequences:
- the cfap119 gene encoding coiled-coil domain-containing protein 189 isoform X5, with protein MLWSDVSYHGMEEIDKMQCLPDLERLLSLSDQKHFSLNTMRHDVHRAVLCGGSALCSVLEVQLPEPRRGVLLEMYVHTVGFCRESNFKKEQTSALLSILRSIHEANIGTPLNNIEQCSTYCTDLVLCHSVRRPPFSINLFSSEEVACILKYIHNSYLRHYKLYKYIFTPQVKLDLSLTYSGTPDQDEPPMEDSSDPADIENVLEKETEAAATTDSSPQTQEESIEDPEAATADLKSELKALIEKEVREQMALVCGQLEQRMKGIAESPPHKANRTGAKKQ; from the exons ATGCTATG GTCAGATGTCAGCTACCATGGCATGGAGGAGATCGACAAGATGCAGTGCCTTCCTGATCTGGAGAGGTTGCTGTCCCTTTCTGACCAGAAGCACTTCTCTTTGAACACAATGAGACACGATGTTCACCGTGCTGTTCTCTGCGGCGGCAGCGCTCTCTGCAGCGTGCTGGAGGTCCAGCTCCCGGAACCCCGGAGAGGAGTCCTGCTGGAGATGTATGTCCACACTGTGGGTTTTTGCAGAGAGAGCAACTTTAAAAAGGAACAAACCTCGGCTCTCTTGTCCATCCTCAGATCCATCCACGAGGCCAACATAG GAACTCCACTCAACAACATCGAGCAGTGTTCCACATACTGCACAGATCTAGTCCTCTGTCACTCCGTCAGG CGGCCCCCCTTCAGTATCAACCTCTTCAGCTCGGAGGAGGTGGCATGTATATTAAAGTACATCCATAACAGCTACCTGAGACACTACAaactatacaaatatattttcacaCCACAG GTAAAGCTGGATTTATCTCTGACTTACTCTGGGACCCCAGACCAGGATGAACCCCCCATGGAGGATTCATCTGATCCAG CAGACATTGAAAATGTGTTGGAAAAAGAAACAGAAGCAGCAGCGACAACAGACAGCTCTCCTCAAACACAAGAGGAATCCATCGAAGACCCAGAGGCCGCCACAGCCG ATTTAAAATCAGAACTAAAGGCACTGATTGAGAAAGAAGTCCGAGAGCAGATGGCGCTGGTGTGTGGACAGCTGGAGCAGCGGATGAAAGGCATTGCAGAGTCTCCGCCCCACAAGGCCAACAGAACCGGGGCCAAGAAACAGTGA
- the cfap119 gene encoding coiled-coil domain-containing protein 189 isoform X9 — protein sequence MEEIDKMQCLPDLESALCSVLEVQLPEPRRGVLLEMYVHTVGFCRESNFKKEQTSALLSILRSIHEANIGTPLNNIEQCSTYCTDLVLCHSVRRPPFSINLFSSEEVACILKYIHNSYLRHYKLYKYIFTPQVKLDLSLTYSGTPDQDEPPMEDSSDPADIENVLEKETEAAATTDSSPQTQEESIEDPEAATADLKSELKALIEKEVREQMALVCGQLEQRMKGIAESPPHKANRTGAKKQ from the exons ATGGAGGAGATCGACAAGATGCAGTGCCTTCCTGATCTGGAGAG CGCTCTCTGCAGCGTGCTGGAGGTCCAGCTCCCGGAACCCCGGAGAGGAGTCCTGCTGGAGATGTATGTCCACACTGTGGGTTTTTGCAGAGAGAGCAACTTTAAAAAGGAACAAACCTCGGCTCTCTTGTCCATCCTCAGATCCATCCACGAGGCCAACATAG GAACTCCACTCAACAACATCGAGCAGTGTTCCACATACTGCACAGATCTAGTCCTCTGTCACTCCGTCAGG CGGCCCCCCTTCAGTATCAACCTCTTCAGCTCGGAGGAGGTGGCATGTATATTAAAGTACATCCATAACAGCTACCTGAGACACTACAaactatacaaatatattttcacaCCACAG GTAAAGCTGGATTTATCTCTGACTTACTCTGGGACCCCAGACCAGGATGAACCCCCCATGGAGGATTCATCTGATCCAG CAGACATTGAAAATGTGTTGGAAAAAGAAACAGAAGCAGCAGCGACAACAGACAGCTCTCCTCAAACACAAGAGGAATCCATCGAAGACCCAGAGGCCGCCACAGCCG ATTTAAAATCAGAACTAAAGGCACTGATTGAGAAAGAAGTCCGAGAGCAGATGGCGCTGGTGTGTGGACAGCTGGAGCAGCGGATGAAAGGCATTGCAGAGTCTCCGCCCCACAAGGCCAACAGAACCGGGGCCAAGAAACAGTGA
- the cfap119 gene encoding coiled-coil domain-containing protein 189 isoform X3: MDPEWKVPHALKAKVMLWSDVSYHGMEEIDKMQCLPDLERLLSLSDQKHFSLNTMRHDVHRAVLCGGSALCSVLEVQLPEPRRGVLLEMYVHTVGFCRESNFKKEQTSALLSILRSIHEANIGTPLNNIEQCSTYCTDLVLCHSVRRPPFSINLFSSEEVACILKYIHNSYLRHYKLYKYIFTPQVKLDLSLTYSGTPDQDEPPMEDSSDPADIENVLEKETEAAATTDSSPQTQEESIEDPEAATADLKSELKALIEKEVREQMALVCGQLEQRMKGIAESPPHKANRTGAKKQ, from the exons atgGATCCGGAATGGAAG GTACCACATGCCCTGAAAGCTAAAGTGATGCTATG GTCAGATGTCAGCTACCATGGCATGGAGGAGATCGACAAGATGCAGTGCCTTCCTGATCTGGAGAGGTTGCTGTCCCTTTCTGACCAGAAGCACTTCTCTTTGAACACAATGAGACACGATGTTCACCGTGCTGTTCTCTGCGGCGGCAGCGCTCTCTGCAGCGTGCTGGAGGTCCAGCTCCCGGAACCCCGGAGAGGAGTCCTGCTGGAGATGTATGTCCACACTGTGGGTTTTTGCAGAGAGAGCAACTTTAAAAAGGAACAAACCTCGGCTCTCTTGTCCATCCTCAGATCCATCCACGAGGCCAACATAG GAACTCCACTCAACAACATCGAGCAGTGTTCCACATACTGCACAGATCTAGTCCTCTGTCACTCCGTCAGG CGGCCCCCCTTCAGTATCAACCTCTTCAGCTCGGAGGAGGTGGCATGTATATTAAAGTACATCCATAACAGCTACCTGAGACACTACAaactatacaaatatattttcacaCCACAG GTAAAGCTGGATTTATCTCTGACTTACTCTGGGACCCCAGACCAGGATGAACCCCCCATGGAGGATTCATCTGATCCAG CAGACATTGAAAATGTGTTGGAAAAAGAAACAGAAGCAGCAGCGACAACAGACAGCTCTCCTCAAACACAAGAGGAATCCATCGAAGACCCAGAGGCCGCCACAGCCG ATTTAAAATCAGAACTAAAGGCACTGATTGAGAAAGAAGTCCGAGAGCAGATGGCGCTGGTGTGTGGACAGCTGGAGCAGCGGATGAAAGGCATTGCAGAGTCTCCGCCCCACAAGGCCAACAGAACCGGGGCCAAGAAACAGTGA
- the cfap119 gene encoding coiled-coil domain-containing protein 189 isoform X2 yields the protein MKDGSGMEGKKVPHALKAKVMLWSDVSYHGMEEIDKMQCLPDLERLLSLSDQKHFSLNTMRHDVHRAVLCGGSALCSVLEVQLPEPRRGVLLEMYVHTVGFCRESNFKKEQTSALLSILRSIHEANIGTPLNNIEQCSTYCTDLVLCHSVRRPPFSINLFSSEEVACILKYIHNSYLRHYKLYKYIFTPQVKLDLSLTYSGTPDQDEPPMEDSSDPDIENVLEKETEAAATTDSSPQTQEESIEDPEAATADLKSELKALIEKEVREQMALVCGQLEQRMKGIAESPPHKANRTGAKKQ from the exons atgaaagatgGATCCGGAATGGAAGGTAAGAAG GTACCACATGCCCTGAAAGCTAAAGTGATGCTATG GTCAGATGTCAGCTACCATGGCATGGAGGAGATCGACAAGATGCAGTGCCTTCCTGATCTGGAGAGGTTGCTGTCCCTTTCTGACCAGAAGCACTTCTCTTTGAACACAATGAGACACGATGTTCACCGTGCTGTTCTCTGCGGCGGCAGCGCTCTCTGCAGCGTGCTGGAGGTCCAGCTCCCGGAACCCCGGAGAGGAGTCCTGCTGGAGATGTATGTCCACACTGTGGGTTTTTGCAGAGAGAGCAACTTTAAAAAGGAACAAACCTCGGCTCTCTTGTCCATCCTCAGATCCATCCACGAGGCCAACATAG GAACTCCACTCAACAACATCGAGCAGTGTTCCACATACTGCACAGATCTAGTCCTCTGTCACTCCGTCAGG CGGCCCCCCTTCAGTATCAACCTCTTCAGCTCGGAGGAGGTGGCATGTATATTAAAGTACATCCATAACAGCTACCTGAGACACTACAaactatacaaatatattttcacaCCACAG GTAAAGCTGGATTTATCTCTGACTTACTCTGGGACCCCAGACCAGGATGAACCCCCCATGGAGGATTCATCTGATCCAG ACATTGAAAATGTGTTGGAAAAAGAAACAGAAGCAGCAGCGACAACAGACAGCTCTCCTCAAACACAAGAGGAATCCATCGAAGACCCAGAGGCCGCCACAGCCG ATTTAAAATCAGAACTAAAGGCACTGATTGAGAAAGAAGTCCGAGAGCAGATGGCGCTGGTGTGTGGACAGCTGGAGCAGCGGATGAAAGGCATTGCAGAGTCTCCGCCCCACAAGGCCAACAGAACCGGGGCCAAGAAACAGTGA
- the cfap119 gene encoding coiled-coil domain-containing protein 189 isoform X7 gives MKDGSGMEGKKVPHALKAKVMLWSDVSYHGMEEIDKMQCLPDLESALCSVLEVQLPEPRRGVLLEMYVHTVGFCRESNFKKEQTSALLSILRSIHEANIGTPLNNIEQCSTYCTDLVLCHSVRRPPFSINLFSSEEVACILKYIHNSYLRHYKLYKYIFTPQVKLDLSLTYSGTPDQDEPPMEDSSDPDIENVLEKETEAAATTDSSPQTQEESIEDPEAATADLKSELKALIEKEVREQMALVCGQLEQRMKGIAESPPHKANRTGAKKQ, from the exons atgaaagatgGATCCGGAATGGAAGGTAAGAAG GTACCACATGCCCTGAAAGCTAAAGTGATGCTATG GTCAGATGTCAGCTACCATGGCATGGAGGAGATCGACAAGATGCAGTGCCTTCCTGATCTGGAGAG CGCTCTCTGCAGCGTGCTGGAGGTCCAGCTCCCGGAACCCCGGAGAGGAGTCCTGCTGGAGATGTATGTCCACACTGTGGGTTTTTGCAGAGAGAGCAACTTTAAAAAGGAACAAACCTCGGCTCTCTTGTCCATCCTCAGATCCATCCACGAGGCCAACATAG GAACTCCACTCAACAACATCGAGCAGTGTTCCACATACTGCACAGATCTAGTCCTCTGTCACTCCGTCAGG CGGCCCCCCTTCAGTATCAACCTCTTCAGCTCGGAGGAGGTGGCATGTATATTAAAGTACATCCATAACAGCTACCTGAGACACTACAaactatacaaatatattttcacaCCACAG GTAAAGCTGGATTTATCTCTGACTTACTCTGGGACCCCAGACCAGGATGAACCCCCCATGGAGGATTCATCTGATCCAG ACATTGAAAATGTGTTGGAAAAAGAAACAGAAGCAGCAGCGACAACAGACAGCTCTCCTCAAACACAAGAGGAATCCATCGAAGACCCAGAGGCCGCCACAGCCG ATTTAAAATCAGAACTAAAGGCACTGATTGAGAAAGAAGTCCGAGAGCAGATGGCGCTGGTGTGTGGACAGCTGGAGCAGCGGATGAAAGGCATTGCAGAGTCTCCGCCCCACAAGGCCAACAGAACCGGGGCCAAGAAACAGTGA
- the si:dkey-220f10.4 gene encoding tubby protein homolog, translating to MEEPGLRQQKLDNQRTLLMKKQQKKRHDSQMVVANRDARHTSRRPRAVRCDETPLLSAASPSGGSLADQVEHAHDNPLDEITAGGRDAAASRTAEETPSESHVTAKTMDLERDQEEEEEREEEEEEEEEEEEERAEGERAKKKEGKKEKARQKNSCDEGEEEAERPVLQSLKKKTQLDTSRCQISEESKDDEPRGKVKKEKKAKRAENTTQSLASLNSSCSSSHERSTSPMSVEDLEVFALRPAPRDVTLQCRITRDRRGVEKGIYPTYYLHMEREDGQRVFLMAGRKRKKCKTSNYLISTDPTDLSRETRCYVGKLRSNVLGTKFTVYDGGENPEKKPFIKECESVRRELAAICYETNVLGFKGPRKMTVVIPGMLEDDRRVSIRPQREPETLLADSNTERLVTLRNKSPSWNEQTQSYVLNFHGRVTQASVKNFQIIHPDNEDYIVMQFGRVAEDVFSMDYSFPLCALQAFAITLSSFDGKLACE from the exons ATGGAGGAGCCCGGTCTCCGACAGCAGAAGCTCGACAACCAG CGAACCCTTCTGatgaagaagcagcagaagaagaggcaCGACTCCCAGATGGTGGTAGCCAATCGGGATGCTCGGCACACGAGTCGGAGGCCCAGAGCCGTCCGCTGCGACGAGACGCCGCTGCTGAGCGCCGCCTCGCCCAGCGGCGGCTCGCTGGCCG ATCAAGTTGAACATGCCCACGACAACCCGCTGGACGAGATCACTGCGGGAGGACGGGACGCGGCAGCAAGCCGGACGGCGGAGGAGACGCCTTCCGAGAGCCACGTCACCGCCAAGACAATGGACCTAGAGAGAgaccaagaggaagaggaggagagggaggaggaggaggaggaagaggaggaggaggaggaagagagggcggagggggagagggcgaagaagaaagaagggaaaaaagaaaaagccagac AGAAGAATAGctgtgatgaaggtgaagaggaggccGAGAGGCCCGTCCTTCAATCgctgaagaagaaaacacagctGGACACAT CCAGGTGCCAAATAAGTGAAGAGAGCAAAGACGATGAACCCCGAGGAAAggtgaagaaggaaaagaaggcaAAGAGAGCGGAGAACACGACGCAGAGTCTCGCTTCCCTCAACTCCAGCTGCAGCTCGTCTCATGAGAGA TCGACCTCTCCGATGTCGGTGGAGGATCTGGAGGTGTTCGCCCTGCGCCCGGCTCCCAGAGACGTGACGCTCCAGTGTCGGATCACCAGGGACCGGAGAGGCGTGGAGAAGGGCATCTACCCGACGTACTACCTCCACATGGAGAGGGAGGACGGCCAGAGG GTGTTCCTGATGGCCGGCAGGAAAAGGAAGAAGTGCAAAACATCCAACTACCTCATCTCCACTGATCCGACGGACCTGTCCAGAGAGACGCGCTGCTACGTCGGGAAACTAAG GTCCAATGTTCTGGGCACAAAGTTCACCGTCTATGATGGAGGTGAGAACCCCGAGAAGAAGCCCTTCATCAAAGAGTGTGAGTCAGTGCGGCGAGAGCTGGCGGCCATTTGTTAC GAGACCAATGTGCTGGGATTCAAGGGTCCTCGCAAGATGACCGTGGTCATCCCCGGCATGTTGGAGGACGACCGGCGGGTCTCCATCCGCCCCCAACGC GAGCCGGAGACTCTGCTGGCCGACAGCAACACGGAGCGGCTGGTCACCCTGAGGAACAAGAGCCCGAGCTGGAACGAGCAGACGCAGTCCTACGTGCTGAACTTCCACGGCCGCGTCACCCAGGCCTCCGTCAAGAACTTCCAGATCATCCACCCTGACAACG aGGATTACATCGTGATGCAGTTTGGGCGAGTAGCGGAAGACGTCTTCTCCATGGACTACAGCTTCCCCTTGTGCGCCCTGCAAGCGTTCGCCATCACGCTGTCCTCGTTCGACGGTAAACTGGCCTGTGAGTGA
- the cfap119 gene encoding coiled-coil domain-containing protein 189 isoform X4 has translation MDPEWKVRRIPSLDVFRSDVSYHGMEEIDKMQCLPDLERLLSLSDQKHFSLNTMRHDVHRAVLCGGSALCSVLEVQLPEPRRGVLLEMYVHTVGFCRESNFKKEQTSALLSILRSIHEANIGTPLNNIEQCSTYCTDLVLCHSVRRPPFSINLFSSEEVACILKYIHNSYLRHYKLYKYIFTPQVKLDLSLTYSGTPDQDEPPMEDSSDPADIENVLEKETEAAATTDSSPQTQEESIEDPEAATADLKSELKALIEKEVREQMALVCGQLEQRMKGIAESPPHKANRTGAKKQ, from the exons atgGATCCGGAATGGAAGGTAAGAAG AATCCCTTCCCTGGATGTTTTCAGGTCAGATGTCAGCTACCATGGCATGGAGGAGATCGACAAGATGCAGTGCCTTCCTGATCTGGAGAGGTTGCTGTCCCTTTCTGACCAGAAGCACTTCTCTTTGAACACAATGAGACACGATGTTCACCGTGCTGTTCTCTGCGGCGGCAGCGCTCTCTGCAGCGTGCTGGAGGTCCAGCTCCCGGAACCCCGGAGAGGAGTCCTGCTGGAGATGTATGTCCACACTGTGGGTTTTTGCAGAGAGAGCAACTTTAAAAAGGAACAAACCTCGGCTCTCTTGTCCATCCTCAGATCCATCCACGAGGCCAACATAG GAACTCCACTCAACAACATCGAGCAGTGTTCCACATACTGCACAGATCTAGTCCTCTGTCACTCCGTCAGG CGGCCCCCCTTCAGTATCAACCTCTTCAGCTCGGAGGAGGTGGCATGTATATTAAAGTACATCCATAACAGCTACCTGAGACACTACAaactatacaaatatattttcacaCCACAG GTAAAGCTGGATTTATCTCTGACTTACTCTGGGACCCCAGACCAGGATGAACCCCCCATGGAGGATTCATCTGATCCAG CAGACATTGAAAATGTGTTGGAAAAAGAAACAGAAGCAGCAGCGACAACAGACAGCTCTCCTCAAACACAAGAGGAATCCATCGAAGACCCAGAGGCCGCCACAGCCG ATTTAAAATCAGAACTAAAGGCACTGATTGAGAAAGAAGTCCGAGAGCAGATGGCGCTGGTGTGTGGACAGCTGGAGCAGCGGATGAAAGGCATTGCAGAGTCTCCGCCCCACAAGGCCAACAGAACCGGGGCCAAGAAACAGTGA
- the cfap119 gene encoding coiled-coil domain-containing protein 189 isoform X1 → MKDGSGMEGKKVPHALKAKVMLWSDVSYHGMEEIDKMQCLPDLERLLSLSDQKHFSLNTMRHDVHRAVLCGGSALCSVLEVQLPEPRRGVLLEMYVHTVGFCRESNFKKEQTSALLSILRSIHEANIGTPLNNIEQCSTYCTDLVLCHSVRRPPFSINLFSSEEVACILKYIHNSYLRHYKLYKYIFTPQVKLDLSLTYSGTPDQDEPPMEDSSDPADIENVLEKETEAAATTDSSPQTQEESIEDPEAATADLKSELKALIEKEVREQMALVCGQLEQRMKGIAESPPHKANRTGAKKQ, encoded by the exons atgaaagatgGATCCGGAATGGAAGGTAAGAAG GTACCACATGCCCTGAAAGCTAAAGTGATGCTATG GTCAGATGTCAGCTACCATGGCATGGAGGAGATCGACAAGATGCAGTGCCTTCCTGATCTGGAGAGGTTGCTGTCCCTTTCTGACCAGAAGCACTTCTCTTTGAACACAATGAGACACGATGTTCACCGTGCTGTTCTCTGCGGCGGCAGCGCTCTCTGCAGCGTGCTGGAGGTCCAGCTCCCGGAACCCCGGAGAGGAGTCCTGCTGGAGATGTATGTCCACACTGTGGGTTTTTGCAGAGAGAGCAACTTTAAAAAGGAACAAACCTCGGCTCTCTTGTCCATCCTCAGATCCATCCACGAGGCCAACATAG GAACTCCACTCAACAACATCGAGCAGTGTTCCACATACTGCACAGATCTAGTCCTCTGTCACTCCGTCAGG CGGCCCCCCTTCAGTATCAACCTCTTCAGCTCGGAGGAGGTGGCATGTATATTAAAGTACATCCATAACAGCTACCTGAGACACTACAaactatacaaatatattttcacaCCACAG GTAAAGCTGGATTTATCTCTGACTTACTCTGGGACCCCAGACCAGGATGAACCCCCCATGGAGGATTCATCTGATCCAG CAGACATTGAAAATGTGTTGGAAAAAGAAACAGAAGCAGCAGCGACAACAGACAGCTCTCCTCAAACACAAGAGGAATCCATCGAAGACCCAGAGGCCGCCACAGCCG ATTTAAAATCAGAACTAAAGGCACTGATTGAGAAAGAAGTCCGAGAGCAGATGGCGCTGGTGTGTGGACAGCTGGAGCAGCGGATGAAAGGCATTGCAGAGTCTCCGCCCCACAAGGCCAACAGAACCGGGGCCAAGAAACAGTGA
- the cfap119 gene encoding coiled-coil domain-containing protein 189 isoform X8 has product MEEIDKMQCLPDLERLLSLSDQKHFSLNTMRHDVHRAVLCGGSALCSVLEVQLPEPRRGVLLEMYVHTVGFCRESNFKKEQTSALLSILRSIHEANIGTPLNNIEQCSTYCTDLVLCHSVRRPPFSINLFSSEEVACILKYIHNSYLRHYKLYKYIFTPQVKLDLSLTYSGTPDQDEPPMEDSSDPADIENVLEKETEAAATTDSSPQTQEESIEDPEAATADLKSELKALIEKEVREQMALVCGQLEQRMKGIAESPPHKANRTGAKKQ; this is encoded by the exons ATGGAGGAGATCGACAAGATGCAGTGCCTTCCTGATCTGGAGAGGTTGCTGTCCCTTTCTGACCAGAAGCACTTCTCTTTGAACACAATGAGACACGATGTTCACCGTGCTGTTCTCTGCGGCGGCAGCGCTCTCTGCAGCGTGCTGGAGGTCCAGCTCCCGGAACCCCGGAGAGGAGTCCTGCTGGAGATGTATGTCCACACTGTGGGTTTTTGCAGAGAGAGCAACTTTAAAAAGGAACAAACCTCGGCTCTCTTGTCCATCCTCAGATCCATCCACGAGGCCAACATAG GAACTCCACTCAACAACATCGAGCAGTGTTCCACATACTGCACAGATCTAGTCCTCTGTCACTCCGTCAGG CGGCCCCCCTTCAGTATCAACCTCTTCAGCTCGGAGGAGGTGGCATGTATATTAAAGTACATCCATAACAGCTACCTGAGACACTACAaactatacaaatatattttcacaCCACAG GTAAAGCTGGATTTATCTCTGACTTACTCTGGGACCCCAGACCAGGATGAACCCCCCATGGAGGATTCATCTGATCCAG CAGACATTGAAAATGTGTTGGAAAAAGAAACAGAAGCAGCAGCGACAACAGACAGCTCTCCTCAAACACAAGAGGAATCCATCGAAGACCCAGAGGCCGCCACAGCCG ATTTAAAATCAGAACTAAAGGCACTGATTGAGAAAGAAGTCCGAGAGCAGATGGCGCTGGTGTGTGGACAGCTGGAGCAGCGGATGAAAGGCATTGCAGAGTCTCCGCCCCACAAGGCCAACAGAACCGGGGCCAAGAAACAGTGA
- the cfap119 gene encoding coiled-coil domain-containing protein 189 isoform X6: MKDGSGMEGKKVPHALKAKVMLWSDVSYHGMEEIDKMQCLPDLESALCSVLEVQLPEPRRGVLLEMYVHTVGFCRESNFKKEQTSALLSILRSIHEANIGTPLNNIEQCSTYCTDLVLCHSVRRPPFSINLFSSEEVACILKYIHNSYLRHYKLYKYIFTPQVKLDLSLTYSGTPDQDEPPMEDSSDPADIENVLEKETEAAATTDSSPQTQEESIEDPEAATADLKSELKALIEKEVREQMALVCGQLEQRMKGIAESPPHKANRTGAKKQ; this comes from the exons atgaaagatgGATCCGGAATGGAAGGTAAGAAG GTACCACATGCCCTGAAAGCTAAAGTGATGCTATG GTCAGATGTCAGCTACCATGGCATGGAGGAGATCGACAAGATGCAGTGCCTTCCTGATCTGGAGAG CGCTCTCTGCAGCGTGCTGGAGGTCCAGCTCCCGGAACCCCGGAGAGGAGTCCTGCTGGAGATGTATGTCCACACTGTGGGTTTTTGCAGAGAGAGCAACTTTAAAAAGGAACAAACCTCGGCTCTCTTGTCCATCCTCAGATCCATCCACGAGGCCAACATAG GAACTCCACTCAACAACATCGAGCAGTGTTCCACATACTGCACAGATCTAGTCCTCTGTCACTCCGTCAGG CGGCCCCCCTTCAGTATCAACCTCTTCAGCTCGGAGGAGGTGGCATGTATATTAAAGTACATCCATAACAGCTACCTGAGACACTACAaactatacaaatatattttcacaCCACAG GTAAAGCTGGATTTATCTCTGACTTACTCTGGGACCCCAGACCAGGATGAACCCCCCATGGAGGATTCATCTGATCCAG CAGACATTGAAAATGTGTTGGAAAAAGAAACAGAAGCAGCAGCGACAACAGACAGCTCTCCTCAAACACAAGAGGAATCCATCGAAGACCCAGAGGCCGCCACAGCCG ATTTAAAATCAGAACTAAAGGCACTGATTGAGAAAGAAGTCCGAGAGCAGATGGCGCTGGTGTGTGGACAGCTGGAGCAGCGGATGAAAGGCATTGCAGAGTCTCCGCCCCACAAGGCCAACAGAACCGGGGCCAAGAAACAGTGA